One Candidatus Peregrinibacteria bacterium DNA segment encodes these proteins:
- a CDS encoding DUF1624 domain-containing protein translates to MKRLIEIDALRGLAVSFMMLFHFLMSGMLLGFWHFAPYEGASLLLVRFGQFLFLGLVGVSVFLSQRGFAQQCLRGLRIFLCGLLVSLATYFVFPEQYVRFGVLHLIGVSVPVLVLFKGREGLGLGLAFFIYVFSHFLPEGGSVWGIPFGFPPAAFSSLDYFPIAPWLTVPFVGLWLGAKIYAKRQSTRLVFLARIPLLTWLGRHSLAVYLLHQPVLYFSLWALSHWIQT, encoded by the coding sequence GTGAAACGTCTAATTGAAATCGATGCTTTGCGCGGTTTGGCCGTGAGCTTTATGATGCTCTTTCATTTTTTAATGAGTGGAATGCTTTTGGGCTTTTGGCATTTTGCTCCTTATGAAGGAGCCTCTTTGCTTTTGGTCCGGTTCGGGCAATTTTTGTTTTTGGGCTTGGTCGGTGTTTCGGTGTTTTTGTCGCAGCGAGGTTTTGCTCAGCAGTGTTTACGTGGCCTGAGGATTTTTTTATGCGGACTTCTGGTGAGTCTGGCGACGTATTTTGTTTTTCCTGAGCAGTACGTGCGTTTTGGAGTTTTGCATTTGATCGGGGTCAGTGTTCCAGTTTTGGTTTTGTTTAAAGGGAGGGAGGGGCTTGGACTGGGTTTGGCCTTTTTTATTTATGTTTTTTCTCATTTCCTTCCAGAAGGCGGTTCGGTTTGGGGCATTCCCTTTGGCTTTCCGCCCGCTGCTTTTTCCAGCTTGGATTATTTCCCTATTGCCCCTTGGCTCACGGTGCCTTTTGTGGGGCTGTGGCTGGGTGCAAAAATCTATGCCAAGCGGCAATCTACAAGGCTGGTTTTTTTGGCTCGCATTCCGCTTCTCACTTGGCTGGGGCGGCATTCTCTAGCCGTTTATCTGTTGCATCAGCCAGTGCTTTACTTTAGTTTATGGGCGCTTTCTCACTGGATTCAAACATGA
- a CDS encoding ATP-binding cassette domain-containing protein, with amino-acid sequence MLTVENLFVQLGPSPILQGVNLQMEEGEIVGLIGQNGCGKTTFLNALSGYVKPMAGSVLFAGEDVTTMAAEKRVALGMARSFQTPGVFREMTVEENLLIALERVHPYPWWWQFSKKWRKKADAEVVRLLETVNLQDHKHSYAGVLSGGQLRLLELLRLEICGGKLFLIDEPTAGVAPAMKKVLMQSLKELARGEGRSLLIVEHDLKFLFELVDRVVVFVEGKVYMEGTPEEVVKDPRLQEVYFGTR; translated from the coding sequence ATGCTCACCGTTGAAAATCTTTTTGTTCAGCTCGGTCCAAGCCCTATTTTGCAGGGCGTGAATTTGCAAATGGAAGAGGGTGAAATCGTTGGACTCATCGGTCAAAATGGATGTGGAAAAACCACGTTTTTAAATGCTTTATCGGGCTATGTGAAGCCGATGGCGGGCAGTGTGCTCTTTGCAGGCGAGGATGTGACGACGATGGCCGCTGAAAAACGGGTGGCACTGGGGATGGCGCGCAGTTTCCAAACGCCAGGGGTGTTTCGTGAAATGACGGTGGAGGAGAATTTGCTCATCGCTCTGGAGCGTGTGCATCCTTACCCTTGGTGGTGGCAGTTCAGCAAAAAGTGGCGCAAAAAGGCAGATGCAGAGGTGGTGCGGCTTTTAGAAACGGTGAATTTGCAGGATCACAAACATTCCTATGCAGGAGTGCTTTCGGGTGGGCAATTGCGACTCCTTGAACTTTTGCGACTTGAAATTTGTGGCGGGAAGCTGTTTTTAATCGATGAGCCCACGGCGGGGGTGGCTCCGGCTATGAAGAAGGTGCTGATGCAATCTTTGAAGGAACTGGCGCGTGGGGAGGGGCGGAGTTTATTGATTGTTGAGCACGATCTTAAGTTTTTGTTTGAGCTGGTCGACCGCGTGGTGGTCTTTGTGGAGGGAAAAGTCTACATGGAAGGCACGCCTGAAGAAGTGGTGAAAGATCCACGCTTGCAAGAGGTGTATTTTGGAACGAGATAG
- a CDS encoding branched-chain amino acid ABC transporter permease → MVSYFLQIGLNSLIEAMQVSLLAAGFLLIFSVTRVVNLGLGAAFVVGGYGFYSGLQLFGGILEAFLIAASSLFILAVINLWLLRPFVAKGLDLMALLVSVSLWFIIQEMYSLFYGAQGRALVDGVLPTVHVGELVLPVTAVWTLIVTFVLAVFATLIFMRTPLGRSVRALKQHSAASAQLGVREGRLQAGAFLIAILLAGLMGIFTGMNQAITPTYAHPLIVPAFLAFLVGGGKDIRGVVLAALLLVLVPSFIVALSWGGVSVSQTWREVLVFVLGAGLLIVRPDGLLSIKLRTS, encoded by the coding sequence ATGGTTTCTTACTTTCTTCAAATTGGTCTCAACAGTTTGATTGAAGCCATGCAGGTCTCTTTGCTCGCCGCCGGATTTTTGCTGATTTTCAGTGTGACTCGCGTGGTGAACTTGGGGCTGGGTGCCGCCTTCGTGGTTGGGGGCTATGGCTTCTACTCGGGACTGCAACTGTTTGGTGGAATTTTGGAAGCATTCCTTATTGCAGCTTCTAGCCTTTTTATATTGGCTGTGATCAATCTCTGGCTGCTGCGGCCTTTTGTGGCGAAGGGGCTTGATTTAATGGCTTTGCTGGTTAGCGTGAGCCTTTGGTTCATCATCCAAGAAATGTATTCCTTGTTTTATGGGGCTCAAGGTCGGGCGCTTGTAGATGGCGTTTTGCCCACGGTGCACGTTGGTGAACTCGTGCTTCCTGTGACTGCGGTTTGGACTTTAATAGTGACTTTTGTTTTGGCGGTGTTTGCCACTTTGATTTTTATGAGAACGCCCTTGGGGCGTTCTGTACGAGCGCTCAAACAGCATTCGGCCGCAAGTGCGCAACTCGGTGTTCGTGAGGGGCGTTTGCAGGCCGGTGCCTTTTTAATTGCGATTTTGCTTGCCGGCCTAATGGGTATTTTTACGGGCATGAATCAAGCCATCACTCCCACGTATGCTCATCCGCTGATTGTTCCGGCTTTTTTGGCCTTTTTGGTGGGAGGAGGGAAGGACATTCGTGGTGTCGTTTTAGCGGCTCTTCTTTTGGTGCTTGTGCCTAGTTTTATTGTGGCCCTTTCGTGGGGTGGAGTGAGTGTTTCACAGACTTGGCGAGAAGTGCTGGTTTTTGTACTGGGTGCGGGTCTGCTTATTGTTCGACCTGATGGACTTTTATCCATTAAGCTGCGAACTTCTTGA
- a CDS encoding ABC transporter substrate-binding protein: MKKLTPFLLAAVLVAAGCNTGTSIGENETIKIGVIAPMTGNSAAYGQEMQRILDYALDKVNANYAEAGYQFELVYEDGQCGTVAANAFQKLTDVDGIQYVLGGACSSESLAIAPLLEEKDVVAISALSSSPELDGISPNFFSLSYSDAGNAEGIAAEMSKYTKVAILTEQNDYNIALHDSVLAALGEGVEVVADETVTKGATDFRNALQKVKAAEPEIVFFNPNVGVTAETMIKQLAEMDWAVQKIGTFTLMDESYLTLAPEVLEGTLVVDTPKITSAEFVAMSEAVTTAKGTVEDLGAFYTAATYDALTTLAEAIVNGKNVPADVLAGLRSGTFEGYLGSISFGDETFVKGIGTAVYSVKDGVWTQM; this comes from the coding sequence ATGAAGAAACTCACCCCTTTTCTCTTAGCAGCCGTTCTTGTTGCAGCCGGATGTAACACTGGCACCTCCATTGGTGAGAACGAAACCATTAAAATTGGCGTCATCGCTCCTATGACCGGGAACTCCGCTGCTTATGGACAAGAGATGCAGCGCATTCTTGACTATGCACTCGATAAAGTGAATGCCAACTACGCGGAGGCCGGTTACCAATTTGAGCTTGTTTATGAAGATGGACAATGTGGAACTGTGGCTGCCAATGCTTTTCAAAAACTAACGGATGTGGATGGGATTCAGTACGTGCTTGGAGGGGCTTGTTCTTCGGAGTCGCTCGCTATCGCTCCTTTGCTTGAAGAAAAGGATGTAGTTGCGATTTCCGCCCTTTCTTCCAGTCCTGAACTCGATGGAATCAGCCCCAACTTTTTCTCCTTGTCTTACAGTGACGCAGGCAATGCGGAAGGCATTGCGGCTGAAATGTCCAAGTACACAAAAGTGGCCATTTTGACGGAACAAAACGATTACAATATTGCCTTGCACGACAGTGTGCTTGCGGCTTTGGGGGAGGGGGTAGAGGTCGTGGCCGACGAAACGGTGACGAAGGGAGCAACGGATTTTCGCAATGCGCTTCAAAAAGTGAAGGCTGCTGAGCCTGAAATCGTGTTCTTCAACCCCAATGTGGGTGTGACGGCTGAAACCATGATCAAGCAACTCGCTGAAATGGATTGGGCCGTTCAGAAAATTGGAACTTTCACCTTGATGGATGAGTCTTACCTCACTTTGGCTCCGGAAGTTTTAGAAGGAACCCTTGTGGTGGACACGCCTAAAATCACTTCTGCTGAATTTGTGGCCATGTCTGAGGCTGTCACCACTGCCAAAGGAACCGTGGAAGACCTTGGCGCCTTTTACACCGCTGCCACTTATGATGCGCTCACCACTTTGGCTGAAGCCATTGTGAATGGGAAAAATGTTCCTGCCGATGTGCTCGCGGGGCTTCGTAGCGGGACTTTTGAGGGCTATCTTGGAAGCATCTCTTTTGGAGATGAAACCTTTGTGAAAGGAATTGGGACCGCGGTTTATAGCGTGAAAGACGGAGTTTGGACCCAAATGTAA
- a CDS encoding transposase: MEQYNMTKGIRGLRRLLRQFNEATLKPWQRDVLRERILILDWYDHNGKNKAKTARAFETSRSHVQKLVKARKEEGLGGLIPKITGPNNKRGFNLTSEEKQEIERYARMFPDWSHKKLHMFLHQHSISTLYRYLAAKGLLVRNRCPGFHKKPKPRSAWKVQRKKLPKDYQILKPGDLVVLDSIVEFVDSAFNKLYFITCVDVATRIGFALVTKHHSSKAAKALLEKMEEVLQTKIKAVLTDNGSEFLAYFHKACQQQGIEHFFTRPRTPKDNAICERFNLTLQQHLYWRVDLTSPIYKINEVLADWLVEYNCLRPHESLNMRPPVAHYFHLFYSPRPIPEVYLKLWNRTAPCIT; this comes from the coding sequence ATGGAACAATATAACATGACGAAAGGCATTCGTGGACTGAGAAGATTACTTCGGCAGTTTAACGAAGCTACTTTAAAGCCCTGGCAGAGAGACGTACTTAGAGAAAGAATCCTTATTTTGGATTGGTACGACCATAATGGAAAGAATAAAGCCAAGACTGCCAGGGCTTTTGAAACTTCTAGAAGCCACGTACAAAAGCTGGTGAAGGCCAGAAAGGAAGAAGGACTGGGTGGTCTTATTCCGAAAATAACAGGACCCAATAACAAACGTGGATTTAATCTCACCAGTGAAGAGAAACAAGAGATTGAACGCTATGCAAGGATGTTTCCAGATTGGAGCCACAAGAAGCTTCACATGTTTCTTCACCAGCACAGCATTTCCACCTTGTACCGCTATTTGGCAGCAAAAGGATTACTGGTTCGTAATCGCTGCCCCGGGTTTCACAAGAAACCAAAACCTAGGTCTGCTTGGAAAGTCCAAAGAAAGAAACTCCCCAAGGACTACCAAATCTTAAAACCTGGAGACTTGGTAGTCCTAGATTCCATCGTTGAGTTTGTGGACAGCGCCTTCAACAAACTGTACTTCATTACCTGTGTGGATGTGGCCACCAGGATAGGTTTTGCACTCGTAACCAAGCACCACAGTTCCAAGGCGGCCAAAGCTTTGCTGGAAAAGATGGAAGAAGTGCTCCAGACCAAGATTAAAGCTGTTTTAACAGACAACGGCAGTGAGTTCCTGGCGTACTTCCATAAAGCCTGCCAGCAGCAAGGGATTGAGCACTTCTTCACTCGCCCCAGAACACCAAAAGATAATGCGATTTGTGAGCGATTCAACCTTACTTTGCAACAACACCTCTACTGGAGAGTGGACTTAACCAGTCCCATTTACAAGATTAATGAGGTGCTCGCGGATTGGCTCGTGGAGTATAATTGCCTTCGTCCACATGAATCTCTCAATATGAGACCTCCAGTTGCTCACTACTTTCATCTATTCTACTCCCCTCGCCCCATCCCCGAGGTGTACTTGAAACTATGGAACCGGACAGCCCCTTGCATTACATAG
- a CDS encoding PadR family transcriptional regulator has product MDYLENIKAQLRKGILEFAILVTIENDELYASDILKKLRNTQLIVVEGTLYPLLSRLKRHELVVYEWQESKSGPPRKYYKLTLKGQAALAGLKDSWSELYTSINSLMKKHEKSS; this is encoded by the coding sequence ATGGACTACCTCGAAAACATCAAAGCGCAACTGCGAAAAGGCATCTTGGAATTCGCCATTCTCGTCACTATCGAAAACGATGAACTCTACGCCTCAGACATCCTCAAAAAACTCCGGAACACTCAGCTCATCGTCGTGGAAGGCACACTCTATCCCCTTTTAAGCCGCCTCAAACGCCACGAACTTGTGGTCTACGAATGGCAAGAATCGAAGAGCGGGCCCCCTCGCAAATACTACAAGCTCACCCTCAAAGGCCAAGCCGCACTGGCAGGCCTCAAAGACTCCTGGTCTGAACTCTACACCTCCATCAATTCTTTAATGAAAAAACATGAAAAAAGTTCTTAA
- a CDS encoding PspC domain-containing protein has product MKKVLNITIGGLVFIVEEDAYEALASYLNSIKTHFSKDKDGDEIVEDIEASIAEKFGHRKNKDAAVTHRDVASVIHEMGTLKDFKKLSEEEEDEAEEKSTEKNSDLGTRKLYRDPDDVIIAGVCSGLGAYLGVETVFVRLIFFASVFFGGLGIVAYILLWILMPVAESTAQKLEMRGERITLHEIEKSVKREVDKLKKKDLSAVKNGARKIELVLQKIFHALGKIFWMLVKVLRIASGAVLILVSIAGISMLNVGLTWQITDGRIPSSPYTLSTFLPLEAHMQTVFLFSAYFTVLLPLLLALLGGYSLLRKHSVIKASTLLIFLMLWLTALGVTGTFIFDNWASISAFFQSYSSF; this is encoded by the coding sequence ATGAAAAAAGTTCTTAATATCACCATCGGTGGTCTGGTTTTCATCGTCGAAGAAGACGCCTACGAAGCGTTGGCGAGCTACCTCAATTCCATCAAAACTCATTTTTCCAAAGACAAAGACGGGGACGAAATTGTCGAAGACATCGAAGCCAGCATCGCAGAGAAATTTGGCCATCGCAAAAACAAAGATGCAGCCGTCACTCACCGCGATGTTGCAAGCGTCATCCACGAAATGGGCACACTCAAAGACTTTAAAAAACTCAGCGAGGAAGAAGAAGACGAAGCGGAGGAAAAATCCACCGAGAAAAACTCAGACCTCGGCACCCGAAAACTCTATCGTGATCCCGACGACGTGATCATTGCAGGGGTGTGCAGCGGACTGGGCGCTTACCTGGGCGTCGAAACGGTCTTTGTACGCCTGATCTTCTTCGCATCGGTCTTCTTTGGAGGACTCGGCATTGTGGCTTATATCTTGCTGTGGATACTGATGCCCGTGGCCGAAAGCACCGCCCAAAAATTGGAAATGCGTGGGGAACGCATCACCCTGCACGAGATCGAAAAATCAGTGAAAAGAGAAGTCGATAAATTAAAAAAAAAAGATTTAAGCGCAGTAAAAAACGGAGCTCGTAAAATTGAACTCGTCCTTCAAAAAATCTTCCACGCACTCGGAAAAATCTTCTGGATGCTCGTAAAAGTTCTGCGCATAGCAAGCGGAGCAGTTCTGATTTTGGTGAGCATCGCCGGAATCTCTATGCTCAACGTGGGTCTCACATGGCAAATCACCGACGGAAGAATCCCAAGCAGCCCTTACACTCTCTCCACCTTTCTGCCTTTAGAAGCACACATGCAAACCGTCTTCCTGTTCTCGGCTTACTTCACCGTGCTGCTCCCACTGCTTCTAGCTCTTTTAGGAGGCTACAGCCTACTGCGCAAACATTCGGTCATTAAGGCCTCCACTTTGCTCATTTTTCTTATGCTGTGGCTCACCGCCCTCGGCGTGACGGGCACGTTTATCTTCGATAATTGGGCAAGCATTTCAGCATTCTTTCAATCGTATTCCAGTTTCTAG
- a CDS encoding DUF1697 domain-containing protein: MTQYAAFLRGINLGGRTVKMAELKAVLEKLDYKNVNTFLASGNAVFEKEPLSSPHALEMEMEEALEKKFGFKIPVLVRTVEELRALKNLQVFKDILLTPATRFYVTFLSQDATGSLKLPYKDPACDFCILKLEKGALFSVMVVGEDRGTVDAMAVIEKKFGKRVTTRNWNTIERMLKCLPNYRR, from the coding sequence ATGACTCAATATGCCGCTTTTTTACGGGGGATCAACTTGGGGGGACGCACGGTCAAAATGGCCGAACTCAAGGCGGTTTTAGAAAAGCTGGATTACAAAAACGTGAATACGTTTTTGGCCAGTGGGAACGCGGTTTTTGAGAAGGAGCCGTTGTCTTCACCGCACGCTCTGGAAATGGAGATGGAAGAGGCGCTTGAAAAGAAGTTTGGCTTCAAAATTCCGGTACTTGTGCGGACTGTGGAAGAGCTTCGCGCGCTCAAAAATTTGCAGGTCTTTAAAGACATTTTGCTGACCCCCGCCACACGGTTTTACGTGACTTTTTTGTCCCAAGACGCCACGGGTTCTTTGAAGTTGCCGTACAAAGATCCTGCTTGTGACTTCTGCATTTTAAAGCTGGAAAAAGGAGCCCTGTTCAGTGTGATGGTGGTCGGGGAGGATCGGGGTACGGTGGACGCGATGGCCGTGATTGAAAAAAAATTTGGCAAACGCGTTACGACTAGAAACTGGAATACGATTGAAAGAATGCTGAAATGCTTGCCCAATTATCGAAGATAA
- a CDS encoding Fic family protein, whose amino-acid sequence MLTFSVKKIGGKEYLYARESIYITKGVTLPKNKSLGRVDSSTGKFKKELAFKEEVKREEISARTKYWTNRVKTKKSFTNKVIQKIEALRGNLYRQKQELGSLGKHAMESAFVIDFIYNSNKIEGSKVPREQIEKIVNTATTKRNAEVENSIKALEESKNTIEKINIGKLVKLHKILLQHEPAKHNLREEPIVVGNEETAPFEEIENRLEELFEWYAKNKHKIYPPDLAFTFYYRFERIHPFIDGNGRTGRLLMNAILKEHKYHPIILWNSQWEAHKNAFKNGMEGQTHKYMNFMIEQFEKTYKTYLKRLDEVTSIEKQLSNFLAPSDN is encoded by the coding sequence ATGCTGACGTTTTCGGTTAAAAAAATCGGCGGGAAAGAATACCTTTATGCAAGGGAAAGTATCTATATTACGAAGGGGGTAACTCTTCCAAAGAATAAATCTTTGGGAAGAGTAGATTCCAGTACGGGTAAGTTCAAAAAAGAACTCGCTTTCAAGGAAGAGGTTAAACGAGAAGAAATATCAGCACGCACAAAGTATTGGACGAATAGGGTAAAAACAAAAAAATCATTCACAAACAAAGTCATACAGAAAATAGAGGCTTTGAGAGGAAATCTTTACAGGCAAAAGCAAGAGTTGGGGTCATTAGGAAAACATGCCATGGAATCTGCTTTCGTGATCGACTTTATTTACAACTCGAATAAGATCGAAGGGAGTAAGGTCCCAAGAGAACAAATAGAGAAGATCGTGAATACAGCAACCACGAAGCGCAACGCGGAAGTAGAAAACAGCATAAAAGCACTAGAAGAGTCAAAAAACACAATTGAAAAAATCAATATCGGTAAACTCGTGAAACTCCATAAGATATTGCTGCAACACGAACCTGCTAAGCACAATTTGCGAGAAGAGCCCATTGTGGTTGGGAATGAAGAAACCGCGCCATTCGAAGAGATCGAAAATAGACTTGAAGAGCTTTTCGAATGGTATGCTAAAAACAAACATAAAATATATCCACCAGACCTAGCCTTTACCTTTTACTACCGATTCGAGCGAATCCATCCTTTCATAGATGGTAATGGTAGAACAGGAAGATTGCTTATGAATGCAATCTTAAAAGAGCATAAATACCATCCAATCATTCTTTGGAACAGCCAGTGGGAAGCACATAAAAATGCTTTCAAAAATGGAATGGAAGGACAAACTCACAAATACATGAATTTTATGATTGAACAGTTCGAAAAAACATATAAAACATATCTGAAGAGACTCGACGAAGTGACCTCCATCGAAAAGCAACTATCCAATTTTCTAGCACCGAGCGACAACTAA
- a CDS encoding NYN domain-containing protein — MLEIMENKSRIAVFVDAGNLWSSYKKLGKTLALEKLPDFFAQQFSGDIFRVFYYVAYPAEGTRPKAELDGHHRFLTFLKKGLNFEIVKKPLKTIHLRNPDGKLIVDQRTGKPQSMEKGNFHVELTIDAMKYVDEYDIAILMTGDSDFLSLITHLRTLIRPKQVYIFSTEGNISQELRTGGDGYFDLASYPEIHGTPLGFRKDKK, encoded by the coding sequence ATGCTCGAAATCATGGAAAATAAGTCTAGAATCGCTGTTTTTGTAGATGCAGGAAATCTGTGGAGTTCCTATAAGAAACTCGGAAAAACGCTTGCTCTTGAAAAATTGCCCGATTTCTTTGCTCAGCAGTTTTCAGGTGATATTTTCAGGGTCTTCTACTATGTTGCGTACCCTGCTGAAGGAACTCGTCCAAAAGCTGAACTTGATGGACATCACCGTTTTTTGACCTTCCTAAAGAAAGGCTTGAACTTTGAGATTGTGAAGAAACCTCTGAAAACAATTCATCTTAGAAATCCTGATGGAAAGTTGATCGTAGATCAACGAACGGGGAAACCTCAGTCCATGGAGAAGGGAAATTTCCATGTGGAACTGACGATTGATGCGATGAAATATGTTGATGAATACGATATTGCCATTTTGATGACAGGGGACTCAGACTTTCTCTCGTTGATCACTCACTTGAGAACCTTGATTCGTCCCAAGCAGGTTTATATTTTTTCTACAGAAGGGAATATTTCGCAAGAGTTACGAACAGGAGGCGATGGCTATTTTGATTTGGCGAGTTATCCAGAAATTCACGGTACTCCTCTTGGTTTCAGAAAAGACAAAAAATAG
- a CDS encoding transposase, translating to MEQYNMTKGIRGLRRLLRQFNEATLKPWQRDVLRERILILDWYDHNGKNKAKTARAFETSRSHVQKLVKARKEEGLGGLIPKITGPNNKRGFNLTSEEKQEIERYARMFPDWSHKKLHMFLHQHSISTLYRYLAAKGLLVRNRCPGFHKKPKPRSAWKVQRKKLPKDYQILKPGDLVVLDSIVEFVDSAFNKLYFITCVDVATRIGFALVTKHHSSKAAKALLEKMEEVLQTKIKAVLTDNGSEFLAYFHKACQQQGIEHFFTRPRTPKDNAICERFNLTLQQHLYWRVDLTSPIYKINEVLADWLVEYNCLRPHESLNMRPPVAHYFHLFYSPRPIPEVYLKLWNRTEH from the coding sequence ATGGAACAATATAACATGACGAAAGGCATTCGTGGACTGAGAAGATTACTTCGGCAGTTTAACGAAGCTACTTTAAAGCCCTGGCAGAGAGACGTACTTAGAGAAAGAATCCTTATTTTGGATTGGTACGACCATAATGGAAAGAATAAAGCCAAGACTGCCAGGGCTTTTGAAACTTCTAGAAGCCACGTACAAAAGCTGGTGAAGGCCAGAAAGGAAGAAGGACTGGGTGGTCTTATTCCGAAAATAACAGGACCCAATAACAAACGTGGATTTAATCTCACCAGTGAAGAGAAACAAGAGATTGAACGCTATGCAAGGATGTTTCCAGATTGGAGCCACAAGAAGCTTCACATGTTTCTTCACCAGCACAGCATTTCCACCTTGTACCGCTATTTGGCAGCAAAAGGATTACTGGTTCGTAATCGCTGCCCCGGGTTTCACAAGAAACCAAAACCTAGGTCTGCTTGGAAAGTCCAAAGAAAGAAACTCCCCAAGGACTACCAAATCTTAAAACCTGGAGACTTGGTAGTCCTAGATTCCATCGTTGAGTTTGTGGACAGCGCCTTCAACAAACTGTACTTCATTACCTGTGTGGATGTGGCCACCAGGATAGGTTTTGCACTCGTAACCAAGCACCACAGTTCCAAGGCGGCCAAAGCTTTGCTGGAAAAGATGGAAGAAGTGCTCCAGACCAAGATTAAAGCTGTTTTAACAGACAACGGCAGTGAGTTCCTGGCGTACTTCCATAAAGCCTGCCAGCAGCAAGGGATTGAGCACTTCTTCACTCGCCCCAGAACACCAAAAGATAATGCGATTTGTGAGCGATTCAACCTTACTTTGCAACAACACCTCTACTGGAGAGTGGACTTAACCAGTCCCATTTACAAGATTAATGAGGTGCTCGCGGATTGGCTCGTGGAGTATAATTGCCTTCGTCCACATGAATCTCTCAATATGAGACCTCCAGTTGCTCACTACTTTCATCTATTCTACTCCCCTCGCCCCATCCCCGAGGTGTACTTGAAACTATGGAACCGGACAGAGCATTGA
- a CDS encoding site-2 protease family protein, translating to MFLSLHYLLALVLILTVHEASHAWVAMRLGDPTAERAGRISLNPLRHLDVLGTLMLFFVGIGWGKPVPVNPRNFEKPFRDEAFTALAGPAANLILAFAAAIPYSYLPVSFLQFFFGAVLQLSIVLFLFNMLPFPPLDGSKFLTLFVPVRYRATYLDFLDKSTPYFIALVVIDLYLGERIFGVSLVSDLVAWATFWLRTAILVIV from the coding sequence ATGTTTCTTTCGCTTCACTATCTTTTGGCGCTGGTTTTAATCCTCACGGTTCATGAGGCCAGTCATGCGTGGGTGGCCATGCGTCTGGGGGACCCCACGGCGGAACGGGCGGGGCGGATCAGTTTGAATCCTTTGCGGCATTTGGATGTGCTAGGCACACTGATGCTGTTTTTTGTGGGCATAGGATGGGGGAAGCCGGTGCCTGTGAACCCCAGAAACTTTGAAAAGCCCTTTCGAGATGAGGCGTTCACGGCTTTGGCTGGTCCGGCGGCCAATTTGATTTTGGCATTTGCCGCAGCCATTCCTTACAGTTATTTGCCTGTGAGTTTTTTACAGTTTTTTTTTGGAGCGGTCTTGCAACTTTCCATTGTGCTTTTTTTATTCAATATGCTGCCTTTTCCGCCCTTGGATGGATCTAAGTTTTTGACTCTGTTTGTTCCGGTGCGTTATCGGGCGACTTATCTGGATTTTTTGGATAAAAGTACACCTTATTTTATCGCTCTAGTGGTGATTGATCTTTACCTCGGGGAGCGGATTTTTGGAGTGTCATTGGTCTCGGATTTGGTGGCCTGGGCTACTTTTTGGCTGAGGACGGCCATTTTGGTGATTGTATGA
- a CDS encoding DUF1266 domain-containing protein — MYGIPVKEYTPAQKWILASTAHLAEAWGDSFNHLGTYQPTPGNKDMTQGILNNAWEVTSKNDLLGVLNWLEHTGDRSAWERDDMLAWDLVRYIYLCGMGHTAGFLNEKESWELCFPIARLLQKKYSSWRSLGAKYIEGRTLWGGDKKDNKTLETACKTLFDDTSSLWYMDWRTPLNEEELVLKEVPIISKTYMFFLYVFVIMFSIAFVIGLFTVLSKL; from the coding sequence ATGTACGGAATTCCTGTTAAAGAATACACCCCCGCTCAAAAATGGATCTTAGCCTCCACGGCCCATTTGGCCGAAGCCTGGGGAGACTCTTTCAATCATCTGGGGACTTATCAACCCACACCCGGGAACAAAGACATGACGCAAGGAATTTTGAATAACGCGTGGGAGGTGACTTCAAAAAACGACCTGCTCGGTGTGCTAAACTGGTTAGAGCACACAGGGGACCGCAGCGCTTGGGAAAGAGATGACATGTTGGCATGGGATTTGGTGCGTTACATTTATCTTTGCGGCATGGGACATACAGCCGGATTTTTAAATGAAAAAGAAAGCTGGGAACTTTGCTTCCCCATCGCTAGATTGCTCCAGAAAAAGTACAGCTCTTGGAGAAGTTTAGGAGCCAAATACATTGAAGGAAGAACCCTTTGGGGTGGCGATAAAAAAGACAATAAAACTTTAGAAACTGCCTGCAAAACCCTATTCGACGACACCTCAAGCTTGTGGTACATGGACTGGCGCACCCCTCTGAATGAAGAAGAGTTGGTGCTCAAAGAAGTCCCCATCATTTCCAAAACCTACATGTTCTTTTTGTATGTATTTGTGATTATGTTCTCCATTGCTTTTGTCATCGGTTTATTCACCGTCTTGTCTAAACTCTAA